In a genomic window of Scyliorhinus torazame isolate Kashiwa2021f chromosome 5, sScyTor2.1, whole genome shotgun sequence:
- the LOC140420932 gene encoding type-2 angiotensin II receptor-like yields MDQLLSTPSADYVPEIVVDTSYSWFTTPSLQNGSDQSCIFVPPSQYISNFIPAVYSIIFILGFIGNSVVITFLCHRIHLKTDANIYIINLAIADLVFLSTLPIWAVYNATGYSWHFGSVMCKICSSLVSLNLYASVYFITCMSVDCYMAILHPFGSQSKRKLCQVHCVIALVWSLALIATFPAIYFQSAHYMETMRHTVCEMVYPPHNANRWSAAMSFLENTLGFCIPFTVIGTCYGFVAYHLMTMEVFEKNKCKRDKALWMVIAVVLAFFICWLPFHILTFMDALSKMSFITDCQTITTIKTAMPIASCLGFANSCINPFIYCFLGDHLQVQLTDLAQRGSYRPYNQRTSSTRVSSPSDKDCDTEDIDLNNI; encoded by the coding sequence ATGGATCAACTGCTTTCCACTCCCTCTGCTGACTACGTTCCAGAAATTGTTGTTGATACATCTTATTCATGGTTTACCACACCTTCCCTGCAGAACGGGTCTGACCAATCATGCATCTTTGTTCCACCATCCCAATATATTTCCAATTTCATCCCAGCTGTCTACAGCATCATCTTTATCTTGGGATTCATTGGGAACAGTGTGGTAATCACCTTCCTTTGCCATCGCATTCATTTGAAAACTGATGCCAATATTTACATCATCAACTTAGCAATTGCCGACCTGGTTTTCTTATCCACTCTTCCAATTTGGGCAGTCTACAATGCTACTGGATACAGTTGGCATTTTGGGTCAGTGATGTGCAAAATATGTAGCTCTCTTGTGTCTCTCAATTTGTATGCCAGTGTTTATTTCATTACATGCATGAGTGTTGATTGTTACATGGCAATTCTCCACCCTTTTGGATCCCAGTCGAAGAGAAAACTGTGCCAAGTTCACTGCGTCATAGCCCTTGTATGGAGTTTGGCTTTAATTGCAACCTTTCCAGCCATCTATTTTCAAAGTGCCCATTATATGGAGACGATGAGACACACAGTGTGTGAAATGGTTTACCCCCCACATAATGCCAATCGTTGGTCTGCGGCCATGTCTTTCTTGGAAAATACTCTGGGCTTCTGCATTCCCTTCACAGTAATCGGCACGTGCTATGGTTTTGTTGCCTATCATTTGATGACAATGGAAGTTTTTGAAAAAAACAAATGTAAACGAGACAAGGCATTGTGGATGGTGATTGCAGTCGTGTTGGCTTTTTTCATCTGCTGGTTGCCATTTCATATATTAACATTTATGGATGCATTGTCAAAGATGAGTTTCATCACCGATTGCCAAACCATTACTACGATCAAAACTGCAATGCCAATTGCCAGCTGCCTCGGTTTTGCAAATAGCTGCATCAACCCTTTTATTTACTGCTTTCTGGGAGATCACTTACAAGTACAGCTCACTGACCTGGCTCAGAGAGGGTCCTACAGACCCTACAACCAGAGGACCTCGTCAACCAGGGTCAGCTCCCCTTCTGACAAGGACTGCGATACAGAGGATATTGACCTAAATAACATATGA